A DNA window from Synechococcus sp. UW179A contains the following coding sequences:
- a CDS encoding tetratricopeptide repeat-containing sulfotransferase family protein — translation MSKPRRKSSGFSNTPKSESKKISSARRRFADHTHKEQQAIELINQGKPQEAERIYRDLIKSGTTNHIVYGNLAAILGMQGKFDELIDLLRKTIELEPNYPDAHNNLGNALKKQGDLTAAITSYNTALQLQPNYPDAHYNLGNALQQQGELTAAISSYNTALQLQPNYPDAHNNLGVALQEQGDLTSAIASFNTALQLQPNYPDAHYNLGDALQEQGKLTAAIASYNTALQLQPNYPGAHFSLGNALQQQGQLTAAIASYNTALQLQPEDPSIYYNLGNALQEQGQLTDAIENYQKAIEIDPANSDVLYAIGRAQQKRGDIKEGVLYFHQVININPQHTKALFQLSKSITTNQEAIGLAEDLSKLDKSEFNDREASFLEFALANCFHKTLDYAKAAQHLANANRRKLIHMNSDLDLQIQETMRILSLSEQIQPGHPCDGTGRIFIIGAPRCGSTLLESVLATNPNIKDLGESKAIAQAFAHIKPGNGMGIERSELAKAYAKASKEALTNFTHSVDKNLYNFRFADAIKCSMPAAKIIHCRRNPLDNILSMLRSNLRAGNNYTADPLDSAKFLIHQEQILSPLKKKYDSQIFTFDYDNFTNKPERHARELIEWIGLQWNEDYLHPEQSKRIIKTASVIQARQPISNKSVGGWNNYKDLLKPAEAVLRDSGLFNI, via the coding sequence GTGAGTAAGCCCAGAAGAAAGAGCTCTGGATTCTCCAACACCCCCAAAAGCGAATCGAAAAAAATCAGTTCTGCTAGAAGAAGATTTGCAGATCACACCCACAAAGAGCAGCAAGCCATCGAGCTAATTAATCAGGGGAAACCACAAGAAGCAGAGCGTATTTATAGAGACTTAATTAAATCAGGAACAACAAATCACATTGTCTATGGAAACCTGGCTGCAATCTTGGGAATGCAGGGCAAATTTGATGAACTTATAGATCTTCTCAGAAAAACAATTGAGTTAGAGCCCAATTACCCAGACGCTCACAACAACCTGGGTAATGCCCTCAAGAAGCAGGGCGACCTCACAGCCGCCATCACCTCCTACAACACTGCTCTCCAACTCCAACCCAACTATCCAGACGCCCACTACAACCTGGGCAATGCTCTCCAACAGCAAGGCGAGCTCACAGCAGCCATCAGCTCTTACAACACTGCTCTCCAACTCCAGCCCAACTACCCAGACGCTCATAACAACCTGGGAGTTGCGCTCCAGGAGCAGGGCGACCTCACATCAGCCATAGCCTCCTTCAACACTGCTCTCCAACTCCAGCCCAACTACCCAGACGCCCACTACAACCTTGGTGATGCTTTACAGGAGCAAGGCAAGCTCACAGCTGCCATAGCCTCCTACAACACTGCTCTTCAACTCCAGCCCAACTACCCAGGGGCTCATTTCAGCCTGGGCAATGCTCTCCAGCAGCAAGGCCAGCTCACCGCTGCCATTGCCTCTTACAACACCGCACTCCAACTCCAGCCTGAAGACCCAAGCATTTATTACAACCTGGGCAATGCGCTCCAGGAGCAGGGCCAACTCACAGATGCCATTGAGAACTATCAAAAAGCAATTGAGATTGACCCGGCAAACTCAGATGTTTTGTACGCCATTGGTCGAGCCCAACAGAAAAGAGGAGATATCAAAGAAGGCGTTCTCTACTTCCATCAAGTTATAAACATCAACCCTCAACATACGAAAGCACTTTTCCAGCTGAGCAAAAGCATCACAACCAACCAGGAAGCCATCGGATTAGCTGAAGATTTAAGCAAGCTAGACAAAAGCGAATTCAACGACAGAGAGGCTTCATTTTTAGAGTTTGCATTGGCGAACTGTTTTCATAAAACACTTGACTACGCAAAAGCCGCTCAACACCTAGCCAACGCAAACAGGCGGAAGCTAATTCACATGAATTCAGATCTTGACCTGCAGATACAAGAGACGATGCGGATTTTATCGCTGTCCGAACAAATTCAGCCTGGCCACCCATGCGACGGAACGGGAAGAATTTTTATCATTGGAGCGCCTCGCTGTGGCTCAACATTACTGGAGTCAGTTTTAGCAACGAATCCCAACATCAAAGATCTAGGGGAGTCAAAAGCAATCGCCCAAGCCTTTGCTCACATTAAGCCAGGGAATGGGATGGGAATAGAACGATCTGAATTAGCCAAAGCCTATGCAAAGGCATCAAAAGAAGCTTTAACAAACTTTACTCATAGCGTAGACAAAAACCTGTACAACTTTAGATTTGCTGACGCAATAAAATGCTCTATGCCTGCCGCAAAGATTATTCACTGCCGCAGGAACCCACTTGACAATATCTTGTCGATGCTCAGAAGCAATCTGCGAGCCGGGAACAACTACACCGCGGATCCCTTGGACTCAGCGAAATTTCTAATTCATCAAGAGCAGATACTATCCCCACTGAAAAAGAAATATGACAGTCAAATCTTCACATTTGACTATGACAATTTCACAAATAAGCCGGAAAGGCATGCCAGAGAATTAATTGAATGGATAGGCCTACAGTGGAACGAAGATTACCTACACCCAGAGCAGAGCAAAAGAATTATCAAGACCGCAAGTGTCATACAAGCCCGTCAGCCCATCAGCAACAAATCTGTAGGGGGTTGGAACAATTACAAAGATCTTTTGAAGCCTGCAGAAGCCGTTTTACGAGACAGCGGGCTTTTCAACATTTAA
- a CDS encoding alkene reductase, translating into MAFTSETETLYSDAIKIMLEPVCLGDLDLSNRFVMASLTRGRCGQNGVPDQINAEYYRQRSSFGLIISEATAISPMAEGWFGAPGIYTNAQIDGWKQVTDLVHQQGGKIICQLWFVGRGSHSSFLPAGERVVAPSAISIIPGSPGVRPGVTLASGEVADYEVPRELSKSEIATIVEDWGVAAANCKLAGFDGIEIHAANGYLISTFLESCSNQRTDEYGGTFANRFRFLKEILERVSKEFSSRRIGIKISPNNAYGGMGSPDNNELFRYVLSELNQYDLAYIQIMDQVNERMGYHGKCPVQGLDDLRKYYNGNLVANSGYTAETGGRRVLEGLAEAVAYGRVSLSNPDFVERIRNGLPLANPMQPTEYYPKDLRHHQDHSIGYTDQPTANLS; encoded by the coding sequence ATGGCTTTCACTTCGGAAACAGAAACTTTATATTCTGACGCCATCAAAATAATGCTGGAACCTGTTTGCTTAGGTGATCTTGATTTGTCCAACAGATTTGTGATGGCATCCTTAACACGTGGACGCTGCGGGCAAAACGGCGTGCCTGATCAGATCAACGCCGAATATTATCGCCAACGCTCAAGTTTCGGACTGATCATTAGTGAAGCGACCGCAATCAGTCCAATGGCCGAAGGATGGTTTGGAGCGCCAGGAATCTACACAAACGCTCAGATCGATGGCTGGAAACAAGTCACGGATCTGGTTCATCAACAAGGCGGGAAAATCATTTGTCAGCTTTGGTTTGTGGGAAGAGGAAGTCATAGTTCTTTTTTGCCGGCTGGTGAGCGTGTGGTGGCACCCAGTGCTATTTCAATTATTCCCGGCTCACCAGGAGTGAGACCCGGTGTGACCTTGGCCTCTGGAGAGGTTGCAGATTATGAGGTTCCTCGAGAGCTGAGCAAAAGTGAAATCGCTACGATTGTCGAAGATTGGGGGGTGGCGGCAGCGAATTGTAAATTAGCTGGGTTTGATGGCATTGAAATTCATGCAGCCAACGGTTATTTAATATCAACCTTTCTTGAGTCTTGCTCAAACCAGAGAACAGATGAATATGGCGGCACTTTTGCCAATCGCTTTCGGTTCCTCAAAGAGATTCTGGAGAGAGTATCAAAAGAGTTTTCTAGCCGTCGAATAGGAATCAAGATTTCGCCAAATAACGCCTATGGAGGCATGGGCAGCCCAGATAACAATGAATTATTCCGTTATGTGCTGTCTGAATTGAATCAATATGATCTTGCCTACATTCAGATCATGGATCAAGTCAATGAAAGGATGGGTTATCACGGCAAATGCCCAGTCCAAGGTCTTGACGACCTGCGCAAATATTACAACGGAAATTTAGTTGCAAACTCAGGATATACAGCTGAAACAGGAGGAAGGCGTGTACTTGAAGGTCTTGCCGAAGCCGTAGCCTATGGCAGAGTCAGTCTCAGCAACCCTGATTTCGTAGAGAGGATTCGGAATGGCTTGCCACTAGCCAATCCAATGCAACCCACCGAATACTATCCAAAAGATCTTAGACACCATCAAGATCACTCTATCGGCTATACCGACCAGCCGACTGCGAATTTGTCTTGA
- a CDS encoding PCP reductase family protein, whose protein sequence is MNWSAEAEQSLKEVPFFVRPAVRRRIESMAQECQLESIDSTFYAEARAKFAKR, encoded by the coding sequence TTGAACTGGAGTGCTGAAGCAGAACAGTCGCTCAAGGAAGTTCCTTTCTTTGTGCGACCGGCCGTTCGCCGCAGAATTGAATCGATGGCCCAGGAGTGCCAGCTTGAAAGCATCGATTCAACGTTTTACGCCGAAGCCAGGGCGAAGTTTGCGAAGCGCTGA
- the gatC gene encoding Asp-tRNA(Asn)/Glu-tRNA(Gln) amidotransferase subunit GatC, whose translation MSKITADDVRKVAHLARLDLPEEKITTYTGQLERILDYVDQLQGVSTEGVPPTTRAVEVVNATRDDRVEATQVREELLEQAPQREGDFFRVPKILAE comes from the coding sequence ATGAGCAAGATCACTGCCGACGACGTGCGCAAGGTGGCCCATCTAGCCCGCCTCGATCTGCCCGAAGAGAAAATCACGACCTACACAGGTCAGCTCGAGCGAATTCTCGATTATGTGGATCAGCTCCAGGGCGTGAGCACCGAAGGCGTTCCTCCTACCACCCGTGCGGTGGAAGTGGTGAATGCCACCAGAGATGACAGGGTGGAAGCTACCCAGGTGCGGGAGGAACTGCTGGAACAGGCACCTCAAAGAGAGGGAGACTTCTTCCGCGTACCCAAAATTCTGGCTGAATAA
- a CDS encoding queuosine precursor transporter, whose protein sequence is MNPALQQRREFCFLVLAGLFLGTLGMLNILGLTRFLELGHIGSWPIVVAVGALPYPITFLCTDLISELWGEQRAAQVVWVGLLLNGWVVLILWLGGILPGVEGAPDNTFFEIQRLAFGSVIASMAAYLAAQFVDVRMFHFWKRVSNGKALWLRNNGSTLVSQLVDTSAVVLISHYASGVLPVRPAEPVAPQLISFIASGYLFKSFAALADTLPFIWITGWLRHWLEIPSSGSEIGGDDDPCMQVMTSTNPLPGLEQQN, encoded by the coding sequence ATGAATCCAGCGCTGCAGCAACGGCGAGAATTCTGCTTTCTGGTGCTGGCCGGGCTATTTCTAGGGACCCTGGGCATGCTCAACATCTTGGGCCTGACCCGTTTTCTCGAACTAGGCCACATCGGCTCCTGGCCGATTGTGGTGGCCGTTGGCGCCCTGCCCTACCCGATCACCTTTCTCTGCACAGACCTGATCAGCGAACTGTGGGGAGAGCAGAGAGCGGCCCAGGTTGTATGGGTTGGCCTGCTGCTCAATGGTTGGGTGGTGCTGATCCTCTGGCTTGGAGGAATCTTGCCTGGAGTGGAGGGTGCACCTGACAACACCTTCTTCGAAATCCAACGCCTGGCCTTCGGATCAGTGATCGCCTCTATGGCCGCCTATCTCGCGGCCCAGTTTGTGGATGTGCGCATGTTCCATTTCTGGAAAAGGGTGAGCAATGGCAAGGCACTCTGGCTGCGCAACAACGGCTCCACGCTGGTGAGCCAGCTGGTGGACACAAGCGCTGTTGTGCTGATCAGCCATTACGCCTCTGGAGTATTGCCTGTGCGACCCGCTGAACCCGTGGCTCCGCAACTGATCTCGTTCATCGCCAGTGGCTATCTGTTCAAATCCTTCGCTGCACTGGCGGACACCCTTCCCTTCATCTGGATCACGGGTTGGCTGAGACATTGGCTGGAGATCCCAAGCAGCGGTAGTGAGATCGGAGGCGATGACGATCCCTGCATGCAAGTGATGACAAGCACCAATCCGCTGCCAGGCTTGGAGCAGCAGAATTAG
- the crtR gene encoding beta-carotene hydroxylase: MTQAITKPATQGSETRLRSVPREFLAPPAALNLTVGLFIGGYVLAALTIWGWFSAGWPLPVLLSTGFLALHLEGTVIHDACHKSAHPVPWINQAMGHGSALLLGFSFPVFTRVHLEHHAHVNDPKNDPDHIVSTFGPLWLIAPRFFYHEWFFFQRRLWKRWELMQWGLERSVFLVIVLAAAKFQFLPFIFNCWFAPALMVGVTLGLFFDYLPHRPFTSRNRWKNSRIYPGRLMNWLIMGQNYHLIHHLWPSIPWFDYKPAYEATKPLLDSKGSPQRLGIFETQRDGYNFLYDILVGVRSHKRRRGKMRRVARFMPVRRLRRSWLGFVNQITIKTEQKRHSSR; encoded by the coding sequence ATGACACAGGCCATCACCAAACCTGCAACGCAAGGTTCCGAGACGCGCTTGCGCTCTGTTCCGAGGGAATTCCTTGCACCACCTGCAGCTTTGAACCTCACTGTGGGGTTATTCATCGGTGGTTATGTGCTGGCCGCACTCACGATCTGGGGCTGGTTTTCAGCGGGGTGGCCTCTGCCAGTGCTCTTGAGCACAGGTTTTCTGGCTCTGCACCTGGAAGGCACCGTCATCCATGACGCTTGCCATAAATCGGCGCATCCGGTCCCCTGGATCAATCAGGCCATGGGTCATGGCTCAGCCCTGCTGCTCGGTTTCAGTTTCCCAGTGTTCACGAGGGTTCATCTTGAGCATCACGCCCATGTGAACGATCCGAAAAATGATCCGGATCACATCGTGAGCACCTTTGGACCTCTTTGGCTGATCGCTCCAAGATTTTTCTATCACGAGTGGTTTTTCTTTCAGCGAAGGTTGTGGAAGCGCTGGGAATTGATGCAGTGGGGGCTCGAGCGCAGTGTGTTTCTGGTGATTGTTCTTGCTGCTGCCAAGTTTCAATTTCTGCCTTTCATCTTCAACTGCTGGTTTGCTCCAGCACTGATGGTGGGGGTAACTCTGGGACTCTTTTTTGATTACCTCCCTCACCGACCTTTTACATCTCGCAATCGCTGGAAAAACTCCAGAATCTACCCAGGCAGGCTGATGAATTGGTTGATCATGGGGCAGAATTATCACCTGATTCATCATCTCTGGCCATCAATTCCCTGGTTTGATTACAAACCTGCTTATGAAGCTACAAAGCCTTTGCTTGACTCGAAAGGCTCACCTCAGCGCCTGGGGATTTTTGAAACACAGCGTGATGGATATAACTTCCTTTACGACATTCTTGTCGGTGTTCGCAGCCATAAACGCCGTAGGGGAAAAATGCGTCGCGTGGCCAGGTTCATGCCAGTGCGTCGATTGAGACGTTCATGGCTTGGGTTCGTCAACCAAATTACGATCAAAACCGAGCAAAAGAGACACTCTTCTCGCTGA
- a CDS encoding NAD(P)/FAD-dependent oxidoreductase: MAGEHYYLELDPPEERLRHAPHVVIVGGGFAGVRACKALAKADVRITLIDKRNFNLFQPLLYQVATGLVSSGDVATPLRQLVGRQSNVQVLLGEVTEIRAKDKQIIFSGKAYSYDHLVLATGSGSTFFGHEEWRTFAPPMKILEHAEEIRRRLLMAMEQAEQTPDPEARRFLQTVVIVGGGPSGCEMAGAASELMRNAMRKEFRQLNPEETRIVLVDPGDRVLRAMPEELSEAAQKSLSALGVEFLFKGRVQSMQPGEVIVGTPDGERRLQAATVIWTAGVRPSHLGRKLADTVNCETDRGGRVIVEPDFSVKGHPEIRVVGDLCCYKHTRDGNQLPGMAGPATQAGGFVGKDIAAIVAGGSRPNFSWFDFGSMAVLDRVDAVADLRGFKFKGGLGWLLWAAAHLAFMPNDENRFSLLVKWIFAVVSQARASMLLTGMPSQHMGLDSPDAAFPMAPGAGPSISEPGAALRAAMDYYSNQVSGLVPQPKGGESTEDSAAAIK, from the coding sequence ATGGCTGGAGAGCATTACTACCTCGAGCTGGATCCACCTGAAGAGCGTCTGCGACACGCTCCCCACGTCGTGATTGTGGGCGGAGGATTTGCAGGTGTGCGTGCCTGCAAGGCACTTGCCAAGGCAGATGTTCGCATCACCCTGATCGACAAACGCAACTTCAACCTGTTCCAGCCTCTGCTTTATCAGGTTGCAACAGGGCTCGTTTCCAGTGGTGATGTGGCCACTCCGCTGCGACAACTGGTTGGACGCCAAAGCAATGTGCAAGTCCTGCTTGGTGAAGTCACCGAGATCAGGGCGAAAGACAAGCAGATCATCTTCAGCGGCAAGGCTTACAGCTACGACCACCTAGTTCTGGCGACAGGGTCCGGCAGCACCTTCTTCGGCCACGAAGAATGGCGGACCTTTGCTCCGCCAATGAAGATCCTGGAGCACGCCGAAGAGATTCGGAGGCGGCTGCTGATGGCCATGGAACAGGCCGAACAGACCCCTGATCCTGAGGCACGCCGCTTTCTGCAGACCGTGGTGATTGTGGGAGGAGGGCCCTCAGGATGCGAAATGGCAGGGGCCGCCTCCGAACTGATGCGCAATGCCATGCGCAAGGAATTCCGCCAGCTGAATCCGGAGGAGACCAGGATCGTGCTGGTCGACCCAGGTGACCGCGTCCTCAGAGCCATGCCGGAGGAGCTTTCTGAGGCTGCTCAGAAATCCCTTTCGGCTCTCGGCGTGGAGTTTCTGTTCAAGGGACGTGTACAGAGCATGCAACCCGGTGAAGTGATTGTGGGAACCCCTGATGGTGAGCGCCGGCTGCAGGCAGCCACCGTGATCTGGACCGCTGGCGTGCGCCCCTCTCATCTGGGCCGCAAGCTGGCGGATACTGTCAACTGCGAAACAGACCGCGGCGGCCGCGTGATTGTGGAGCCTGACTTCTCGGTCAAGGGGCATCCCGAAATTCGGGTGGTGGGCGACCTCTGCTGCTACAAACACACTCGAGACGGAAACCAGCTGCCCGGCATGGCAGGGCCGGCCACCCAGGCCGGGGGGTTTGTAGGCAAAGACATTGCTGCGATTGTGGCCGGCGGATCGCGTCCAAACTTCAGCTGGTTTGATTTCGGCAGCATGGCCGTACTGGATCGCGTCGACGCGGTCGCAGACTTACGAGGCTTCAAGTTCAAAGGCGGTCTTGGCTGGCTGCTGTGGGCCGCTGCACACCTCGCCTTCATGCCCAATGATGAGAATCGCTTCTCTTTGCTGGTGAAGTGGATCTTTGCCGTGGTCTCTCAGGCCAGAGCATCGATGCTCCTAACAGGCATGCCAAGTCAGCACATGGGATTGGATTCGCCTGATGCGGCCTTTCCGATGGCACCAGGGGCAGGTCCCTCCATCTCCGAACCTGGTGCAGCGCTGCGAGCAGCAATGGACTACTACTCCAATCAGGTTTCCGGTCTTGTGCCTCAACCCAAAGGAGGTGAGTCCACAGAGGATTCAGCTGCTGCCATCAAATAA
- a CDS encoding DNA-3-methyladenine glycosylase, with the protein MKKVVAPATPIATTSIAKDFPALPQSFFCRPAEVVGPELVGCRLVKRQADGSLLWGVIVETEAYSQDEPACHGYRRRSPQNETLFGEPGRFYVYVSYGIHHCVNVVTDRPEWANGVLLRAVALPDEPERVAAGPGLLARRFGIDRRCDGLSVCADADLWIAPRPVELIHPALVTTTRIGINQGEDLPLRWYLQSSRSVSKRARGDRSPKPAEAFCAGLLCS; encoded by the coding sequence GTGAAGAAGGTTGTTGCTCCAGCCACGCCCATAGCCACCACTTCCATCGCCAAGGATTTCCCCGCTCTACCTCAATCCTTCTTCTGCCGTCCTGCAGAGGTGGTGGGACCTGAGCTGGTGGGCTGCAGGTTGGTGAAACGCCAAGCGGATGGAAGTTTGCTGTGGGGCGTGATTGTGGAAACAGAGGCGTATTCGCAGGATGAACCTGCCTGCCACGGCTACCGGCGTCGGTCTCCGCAGAACGAAACCCTGTTTGGAGAACCAGGGCGGTTTTATGTGTATGTGAGCTATGGCATCCACCACTGCGTGAATGTGGTGACCGATCGCCCTGAATGGGCCAATGGCGTGTTGCTGCGTGCTGTGGCGCTCCCGGATGAACCCGAACGGGTGGCTGCTGGACCGGGTTTGCTGGCCCGTCGGTTCGGGATCGATCGCCGTTGTGATGGCCTGTCGGTCTGCGCTGACGCTGACCTCTGGATTGCACCCCGCCCGGTCGAGCTGATCCACCCTGCTTTGGTCACCACCACCCGGATCGGGATCAATCAGGGCGAAGATCTGCCTCTGCGCTGGTATCTGCAGAGCAGTCGCAGCGTCAGCAAACGCGCTCGTGGGGATCGCTCCCCGAAGCCCGCAGAAGCTTTCTGCGCTGGTTTGCTGTGCAGCTGA
- a CDS encoding DNA-3-methyladenine glycosylase gives MDSHALPRSFCFRFLEVLEPELAGCRFVRRQSYGNGSVLLAVIVDIEGVFQDDPACCSYRRRSPQNETLFCEPGRFYVDESYRIHHCVKDAVTQKSSGWS, from the coding sequence ATGGATTCTCATGCTCTGCCAAGGAGCTTCTGCTTTCGCTTTTTAGAGGTGTTGGAGCCTGAGCTGGCGGGCTGCAGGTTTGTGAGACGTCAATCGTATGGAAATGGGAGTGTGCTCTTGGCCGTGATTGTGGACATAGAGGGGGTTTTTCAGGATGACCCGGCTTGCTGCAGCTATCGCCGCCGCTCGCCGCAAAATGAAACTCTGTTTTGCGAGCCAGGGCGGTTTTATGTTGATGAGAGCTATCGCATTCACCATTGCGTGAAAGATGCCGTGACGCAGAAGAGCTCAGGCTGGTCTTGA
- a CDS encoding aspartate carbamoyltransferase catalytic subunit: MSTWTHRHILDLAAFSREDFATVLELAHRFRSMPATGARRLPALQGRLVATLFFEPSTRTRSSFELAAKRLSADVSTFSPSSSSLSKGESLLDTARTYVAMGADMLVVRHRCTGVPRQLADALERTGERTVILNAGDGLHSHPSQGLLDLYTLAYHFDASNPLPEALQGRRVVIVGDILHSRVARSNLWALTACGADVVLCGPPTLVPDAFADFLAAPPPGQTMDPVAQRGSLTIYRDLDAALKGADAVMTLRLQKERMRQHLLSDLDRYHRDYGISHERLARSGASIPVLHPGPVNRGIEMSGALLDDLGSNLVESQVSNGIPIRMALLYLMAAAESSVDSPPLG, from the coding sequence TTGAGCACCTGGACACACCGACACATTCTTGATCTCGCGGCTTTTTCCCGGGAAGACTTCGCGACTGTGTTGGAGTTGGCTCATCGTTTCCGGTCGATGCCGGCCACCGGTGCCCGTCGTCTGCCGGCGTTGCAGGGCCGCTTGGTGGCCACCCTGTTTTTCGAGCCCAGCACACGCACCCGTAGCAGTTTCGAGCTGGCGGCCAAGCGTCTTTCTGCAGACGTGTCCACTTTTTCGCCTTCCAGCAGTTCGCTCAGCAAGGGGGAGTCACTGCTGGATACCGCACGCACCTATGTGGCGATGGGAGCCGACATGCTGGTGGTGCGTCACCGCTGTACCGGTGTGCCTCGCCAGTTGGCAGATGCCTTGGAACGTACGGGTGAACGCACCGTGATTCTCAATGCCGGTGATGGCCTGCACAGCCATCCCAGCCAGGGACTGCTCGATCTCTACACCCTGGCCTATCACTTTGATGCCTCTAATCCTCTGCCAGAGGCTTTGCAGGGGCGGCGTGTCGTGATCGTGGGTGACATCCTGCATTCACGTGTGGCCCGCTCCAATCTCTGGGCCCTGACCGCCTGTGGCGCAGATGTCGTGCTGTGTGGTCCGCCCACTTTGGTTCCGGATGCTTTCGCCGACTTTTTAGCTGCGCCCCCTCCGGGCCAGACCATGGACCCTGTGGCGCAACGCGGTTCGCTGACCATCTACCGCGATCTTGATGCTGCGCTCAAGGGGGCTGATGCTGTGATGACCCTTCGACTGCAGAAGGAACGCATGCGCCAGCACTTGCTCAGCGATCTGGACCGCTACCACCGTGATTACGGTATCAGTCACGAGCGCTTGGCTCGATCTGGAGCCTCGATACCGGTGCTGCACCCTGGCCCGGTGAACCGGGGGATTGAGATGAGTGGCGCTTTGCTCGATGACCTGGGCTCCAACCTGGTGGAGAGTCAGGTGAGCAATGGCATCCCGATCAGGATGGCCTTGCTTTATTTGATGGCAGCAGCTGAATCCTCTGTGGACTCACCTCCTTTGGGTTGA
- a CDS encoding Nif11-like leader peptide family natural product precursor, translated as MSEEQLKAFLEKVKADTSLQEKLKAAADADAVLAIAKEAGFSVSVDDLKNAQSEISNGELEGAAGGTTGSWACTDCGWKTTIGIDWVCAS; from the coding sequence ATGTCAGAAGAACAACTCAAAGCCTTCTTGGAAAAAGTCAAAGCAGACACCAGCCTGCAGGAGAAGCTCAAAGCAGCTGCTGATGCTGATGCAGTTCTTGCGATTGCGAAAGAGGCTGGGTTTAGTGTTTCTGTTGACGACTTGAAGAACGCTCAATCAGAGATTTCTAACGGGGAGCTGGAAGGCGCGGCTGGTGGCACGACCGGGTCATGGGCCTGTACTGACTGCGGCTGGAAAACGACTATCGGTATTGACTGGGTCTGTGCATCATAA
- a CDS encoding creatininase family protein, translating into MPSILPGPAASKDAIRLALQSWPDVDRYLQSCKGIIVPLGSTEQHGPTGAIGTDALTAEAVALELGQLSGVLVTPVQAFGMAEHHLGFAGTMSLQPATLLAVMHDLVMSLATHGFERILVVNGHGGNIATTKAAFAQAYGTAASRGLEVAPRLRCRLANWFMAGPVMRRARELYGDREGQHATPSEIAVTLHLHDSLINKQRSLPEPAPCGSIHGPADFRRRYPDGRMGSDPFLARPEHGHELLNTAAKALREDLENFLAAS; encoded by the coding sequence ATGCCTTCCATCCTCCCCGGCCCGGCGGCCAGCAAAGACGCCATTCGCCTGGCTCTGCAGAGCTGGCCCGACGTTGATCGGTACCTGCAGAGTTGCAAGGGAATCATCGTGCCCCTTGGATCCACTGAACAACATGGCCCAACAGGCGCTATCGGCACCGATGCCCTGACCGCCGAAGCCGTGGCACTCGAGCTGGGACAGCTGAGCGGTGTATTGGTCACACCTGTGCAGGCCTTCGGCATGGCCGAACACCATCTTGGATTTGCGGGCACCATGAGCCTGCAGCCCGCGACCTTACTGGCTGTGATGCATGACCTCGTGATGTCACTGGCCACCCACGGCTTCGAGCGAATCCTGGTGGTCAATGGCCACGGCGGCAACATCGCGACAACCAAGGCAGCCTTTGCTCAGGCCTATGGCACCGCCGCAAGCCGCGGCCTGGAAGTCGCCCCACGTTTGCGCTGCAGGCTTGCGAACTGGTTTATGGCCGGTCCCGTGATGAGGCGCGCACGTGAGCTCTATGGCGACCGTGAGGGACAGCACGCCACCCCCAGCGAGATTGCTGTCACCCTGCATCTCCATGACAGCTTGATCAACAAGCAGAGATCACTACCGGAGCCAGCTCCCTGCGGATCAATTCATGGACCAGCAGACTTCCGGCGCCGCTACCCGGACGGACGCATGGGATCAGACCCCTTTCTGGCCAGACCGGAACATGGCCATGAGCTGTTAAACACAGCCGCTAAGGCATTGCGCGAGGATCTTGAAAATTTTCTCGCCGCTTCATGA
- a CDS encoding DUF565 domain-containing protein yields the protein MTARLQTTRLQRTIGEATARLDLWATNPWRRFSLLLIALTGSFMIGNGVASVSGALNLMDPVAAMLSVGLMEVMVRVRRHWAKDRDSHLGRQLLDMTRFGLLYGLLLEGFKLL from the coding sequence TTGACAGCGCGTCTCCAAACAACACGCCTGCAGCGAACGATTGGAGAAGCAACGGCCAGGCTTGACTTGTGGGCCACCAATCCTTGGAGACGTTTTTCACTCCTGCTGATCGCTCTGACAGGAAGTTTCATGATCGGGAACGGCGTTGCTTCCGTCTCCGGTGCTCTCAATCTGATGGATCCTGTGGCGGCAATGCTCAGCGTGGGATTGATGGAAGTGATGGTCCGGGTGAGAAGGCACTGGGCCAAAGATCGCGATAGTCACTTAGGCCGACAGTTGCTCGACATGACGCGGTTTGGGCTGCTTTACGGCCTGCTCCTGGAGGGATTCAAGTTGCTTTAA